The Miscanthus floridulus cultivar M001 chromosome 6, ASM1932011v1, whole genome shotgun sequence genomic interval cctccatcccaaccactctaaatggcgtcggctcaacggcggttaagccaaaggtccaaattgagccaaccggctccgataccaattaaaggggaccgtgacacctaagaggagggatgaattaggcaacttaaaaatctaactctaaactatggcctctttttctaaccttagcaaaacctatacaaaagataaactatctaaatgtgcaactatggttttgctagtgtgttgctatctctaccgtaaaaggagtaatacaatcaatgtaaatgcggaagctaaagagcaaggtagagatatgcaaactcccgtcgacgactttggtatttttatcgaggtatcgagaagcgcgtaagcttccacctagtcctcgttggagcccctcgcaagaaatccctcgcaagggccaagctcccgatcgggtaactccgtggatagcctcgggccttccccacgcgcaagtgggtctccgacatgcctttcggcaagcctctcccgaatgctcctctccgtcttcactatcaagttttCGGCCAAAccgtcgtgggccttgttccctctggtacacggtggcggtcacaccacaaacgcagttggtgtgatctcgtaagactacaagcccctccgaatGTACAAcgatggtgcacgcaagcaccgagtggtaagaggtatgcaaacctcactaaacactaggcctaaacctagagcaagcgcataaacggtggtctaatcaacctaagcacttcgcaaagcacctacgctaatcacctaatgaatcactaagcactatgcaagtgaaaatcactaaaatggtgtatcaacacccttggtatgtttcctcagctccacacttgtcaaatggccggttggggggtctatttataagccctactGAGAAAGTAACTGTTGGAGATAAAATCACGCTTTTctgttactgaccggacgctgatcacgtcctgaccggacgcgtccggtcgtcccgaccgttggagccgcgatccactgattggacgctgccagtgtccggtcacatgccatcagacgcgtccggtcgcattttcgccgctctagaacctctctgtattcgatcggactctgttgtcctacgtccggtcgatctgccgccagtgtccggtcactgcttctgccgagcctcttgatcgggcgtccggtcactgtgctaccagcgtccggtccagcgtccggtcacttctatgagctcgtttcttcgcgatcttacgtacggcttggttcatatctttatgcttggactttgcttgatatcttgggtcttcttttgtgcttctaaggtcttgcttatggtgttgatcatcggatcatcacgtcgccttcgtccaagtcatgtcttgcatcctattgaactacaaaacaatcacttgcaaattcattagtccaatttggttgtgttgatcatcaaacaccaaaatccaaagtaaatgggccaagtgTCTATTTTCTTtataatctctccctttttggtgattgatggcaACACGactaaagcaagcaaataataaaaatttggaatttaaaaactatctacttgctatgatgcaatgcaaggggcaagattatatgatgctaaaagatactacttgtaagactaaaagatactacataaaaacttatcttgcccttacaaatgtccccatgtggcattatggatttaagccttgcttcctacaaattctccccattacataggcaatccataatccactattctccctttctcggaccattaccacttgtaaattattaatggtcctttaaattctccctctttggaatcaaacaccgaaaaggaagacattagtagcacaagggagggtcaaactttgtgatcctctgagtgtagagtggaataggtcataaaatttgactctcacattatatagattaagctccccctaaatatatgcatacatatggtagaagacaaagtatatgcataattggtaaattatTGTTCAAgcgaatttaatctatataatgtatgaagaaagcatataaatatcaaaatgaaatcaacatgatgatatcggtttagaaataccacatgtggaaaccaatttgatttctaccacttgcaataggtggtggatatttgaagtatgatgcttaactccggggactccatttttcttgcaatgagactactacatacatgataagcttgaaaagatgttagtcttaaagcatccaacttatagagtaacctccccctaaatttgtgcacataagtgtgggatacttgtagaagtcatgcacattgattttagaatcaataataccacttgaaagatgacatcacatgaatatgagagtcattttcgaagacgatattcaggagaaattatctataatttggattTTGGCACATATTaaatgaacaattgtaagacaagctatgtgccgtgctcctaaacaattttaaactatgtaggtttgctccaagggttaagtatggaatcgagcaagcctaccataagatatacctagtgtatgcatgacaaaagatataagcatgcaaatacaaacataggcataaaaagtaactagatgcttaaagatatcaatttgtaagaaataccacttgtagaaaatgcaaattgatactacttgaagaaaattgaatctagttacctaacataggaaggggaatttaggttcatagtattcactaacccacttggcaatgattttatccatcatgatgcaccccattaaatacacccatactttgcctAGTCTCTAAATTCTTCGAGGTCCATtgaacttctcacttccctttcgggatctaaaccttctcggtgctcttcatgttggaaatgattttctttggcacctaaaagcatttgaccccattgttggcttgcttgttcaccttgatggccaccaccttgtcattttccttcttctttaagagataaggtgtggaggccttcttgtccaccttgttggtgtaggtgttggagagcttgcttgtttgctttttctctttcttctttgctcctcccacattcttcaccttgcactcataggacttgtgcccATCCTTATGGCACGCATAGCAatccacggtttgtccttcatcaagcttcttcactctcttgatggtgttatcttgatgaagttgggcttgcttcgtcttgccttttacttgagtcaaatccttggtgaggcgagctacttcttgcttgagctgctcatttTTCTTTGCAACcttttgtgtgcatgtatctacaacaactttctcaacacaaatttggttgcacaaagatgagtctaaacataaatcattacaagaaatagaggcatcctttttagacatgttaaagatagaactttttttagatgccttggtgggggttgtgctaacggcttcaagattagcaactttattagttagctcatcacaatgtttgcacatggtttccattttagcaagaaaacttttataagcatcttgtgagctagctaacttttcttttaatctttcatttttctttacaagttgctcatcattgattgtgcatacgtttgttgttgcactaggcttaagttgctcaattttagtagatagttcaacattgagattagcaaagttctcatattgttcaagcaaagttttgtatgcttcttgtgaactatttagcttttcttttaatttttcaagcttcttttgttgactagtgcaaactttagcataattaagattttgttgcataattttatcataagaaggtatttcatcatcactatcactctcactagaggatgagctttcgttacctcgtgccataaggcacatacgagaagaacttgatgatgagtgcttgcgccctcgtctcttgtgatggtgttcttcttcatttgaagaatcatcccatgaccttattgatgtgagggcttggttcttgcatgccttcttctttgtcttaggtgtgggcttgtttggacaaacttccacaaagtgccccaactctccacatccatagcatcctctctttctttgctcatttctttgattggtaaaaataagatcttggatttggatgggcacacccttgacattgagcctttggatcatcttctccaccttgttgattagtttgattgattcttcatcaaggtcggaggtggaggaggaagatttatcatcttcacttgagtcatcatcatcatcgtcctcatcttcttcttcatcttcacttgaggagcttgagattgagcttgtctcaatttgcttgcccttcatcttctttttctcgctacatgcgagagctttgcctttgcttgatgaagaggcttcttcttgacccatcttgcatgacattttaaatgccactatcttgccaatgactatgtctggggtcatggtgctcaagctctctatgttgtgaaggacggtgatgatgcttgcatatttcttttctggtagcacggagatgatcttcctcacgatgtccacattatctagctttgttaatcctattaaatggagctcattgataattagattcaaacgagaatacatatcacgaacaagctcatcattattcattgtaaaggaatcataattttatttagctagacaatgtttttgctcacggacattagatgtgccgtcatggagctcttggagttttaaccaaatttcatgtgccatatttaaagtgaacacttggttaaacatgtccatactaaatgattcaaacaagcaatttttagctctagcattgaaataaatttccttttcttcactctttgtgggtttatcgggattcttaatgggtttcatcccgtcacgagtgactctccaaactcctaaatcaaccgcctcaaggtagcaagccattctagctttataatagggaaagttagtgccgtcaaagtacggaggcctagaggtatccatcccaaccactctaaatggtGTCGGCTCAACAAcgattaagccaaaggtccaaattgagtcaaccggctccgataccaattgaaggggaccgtgacgcctaagaggggggtgaattaggcaacttaaaaatctaactctaaactatagcctctttttctaaccttagcaaaacctatacaaaagataaactatctaaatgtgcaactacggttttgctagtgtgttgctatctctaccgtaaaaggagtaatacaatcaatgtaaatgcggaagctaaagagcaaggtagagatatgcaaactcccatcgatgactccagtatttttaccgaggtatcgagaagcgcgcaagcttccccctagtcctcattggagcccctcgcaagaaatccctcgcaagggccaagcaaacgatcgggtaactccgtggatagcctcgggccttccccacacgcaagtgggtctccgacgtgccttccggcaagcctctcccgaatgctcccctccgtcttcactatcaagtttccggccaaaccgtcgtgggccttgttccctccggtacacggtgacggtcacaccacaaacgcggttggtgtgatctcgcaagactataagcccctccgaaTGTACAAtgatggtgcacgcaagcactgagtggtaagaggtatgcaaacctcactaaacactaggcctaaacctagagcaagcacataaacggtggtctaatcaacctaagcacttcgcaaagcacctacgctaatcacctaatgaatcactaaacactatgcaagtggagatcactaaaatggtgtatcaacacccttggtatgttttctcagctccacacttgtcaaatgaccggttgggggtctatttataagccctactgagaaagtagccgttggagacgaaatcccgcttttctgctactaaccggacgctgatcacgtcctgaccggacgtgtccggtcgtcccgaccgttggagccatgaTCCACTGATcgcacgctgccagcgtccgatcacatgccaccggacgcgtccagtcgcattttcgccgctctggaacctctctgtactcaaccggactctgctgtcctgcgtccggtcgatctgcctCTTGATCGGGCATCCGATCACTtctatgagctcatttcttcatgatcttgcgtacggcttggttcctatcttcatgcttggactttgcttgatatcttgggtcttcttttttgcttctaaggtcttgcttatggtgttgatcatcggatcatcacgttgccttcctccaagtcacgtcttgcatcctattaaactacaaaacaatcacttacaaattcattagtccaatttggttgtgttgatcatcaaacaccaaaatccaaagtaaaagggccaagggtccattttccttacaccaggTAACATGGTACGGTGCCGACCTTGAGCATTTTGCGCCCATCTTTCTTTTCGGACATCCATGCACATGTGGGTTGCTTGCGTTCAAAGCTGAGGTCCATCAGGCCTAATGTCGCTCTGCGTCGGGAGACGTGAGGCGGTCTTTTGACATTTTTGGCTTGGGCTTCAACATGGATCTTTCCCAAAGTGTCTTGATTCTCTTAGTGCTCCAGAGTGGCTTGTTTTGCTATGTTTTTATATGATTTCGCAACATACTTTTGAAAACACCATGATTTATATGATGGGGTTAATGTTAGCACCAAGAAATTCTGTTGAATTAGTATCAAGGATACTTAAATGATATATAAAAGGTATTATGCTAACTCACACCAACACGAAGCTACGAGTGGGGGTGTCGATGCTTTGTAGGGCTAGAGGTGTGGTTGGTGATGCCCTGGGTGAAGTTTGTGAGCGAGGATGCCGGTGCTAGTGGGGGCAGAGGTGGGGCCATTGGCGACCTGGGTGGAGCCACGAGCGGAGGCACACCGGGGCTAGTGGGGGCAAATGTATGGTATACGGTGACCTCGGTGGAGCCACGAGTAGGGGCATGACAGCACTGGTGTGGCGAATGTATGGCCACTGCTGACGCATTCAGATGCCACTTTGATCTCTAGTGGCAGCTACGATCGGCATGGACCTAGAGCTTGGTGTTTGGtgtaaaaagaaaggaaaaggataAGGGAGTGTAGGATTTTTCATTTTCTCATCACCCATGTCCCACCAACCAAATAACAAATAGAACCATACCATCCCTCCAACCAATGCAAATAGATACCATGGAACCATCCCATCCCTGGAACTGTGGATGGAATCACCCCATCCCATCTCCTTCACCAAACGGACTATAAGAGTACAGTCTAGGACCTAAAATCCTTATTTGTAATGAATTATAAAAGGATGGTTTCAAATAAAAAGTACAATAATCACAAAAGGTTTAACTTAGTAACTTCAATAAAGTATGTAATAAGAAAAAAGGATAAAAAAATAAGATTCAGTGAAATCATGAGTCATGAGATATAGTGCAACAAAAGCCACCATAACTTCAGCTAAGGTTTTAACGAAGATCACGGAAGTACAATGCGAGATAAAGTGAAGATATGGATGAAAGTAGAGATAAGTTTATCACAAGTGGATAGAGATTATAGAGTGTCTATATGTATATTTATTGTATtagaaaataaatgaaagaaaaaaaGTGTGCAACATTTTTATTAGTTGTAGGTAGTTTCATGAACTTCTATAATACTTATATGTCTTATAAGATTGCAACTTATGTAAAAAGTATATACGATTAGAATATACCAAATTAATGTGCATGCATTTCTAATTTGTGATAACTTTTAGAATCTATCTATTTTTATTAACGtgtacattttgaacctttaatTAGTACTCCGTAATAGTAACCTTGTGTTGTATATTCGGTGATGGAAAATGGGTTTTATTATAGGTGGTGGATCCGACAAGTGGTACATTGCAATATGGTATAACAAGGTGCAGAAAGTGGCTCCAGTGTGGATAGCCAACAGGGAGACGCCCATCTCCGACCCGGCCCCGTCGGTGTTAACTATCTGGACTGACGGCAACCTGGTTCTTCTCAACAAGTCTAGGTCCATAGTCTGGTCCAGCAACACCCCAACAACCGCCGGAGCCTCCAACACCACCATCGTTGCTGTGCTCCTGAACTCCGGCAACCTcgtccttgcatatgcatcgaaCACCTCCAATACGATCTGGCAAAGCTTCGATCACGCCACCGACACCCAGCTTCCTGGCATGAAGTTTGGGCGGAACAAGCTCACAGGCGTGAGCGACCGCCAGGTCTCATGGAGGAACTCCACGGACCCGTCTCCAGGCATCTTCTCCGTCGTGATGGACCCGCGGGTAGCCGGACAGTACCTGTTCGTGTGGAACAACTCCCGGCCGTATTTCACCCCTGGCAAGTTCAACCCCCAGACAGGCGCATTCAGCGGCATACCGCAGATGGCGGTGATGTCGCAGGCGGGCTCGATATACTCGTACGAGTACGTCGACAACGACGAGGAGGAGTACTTCCTGCTCACGCTCAAGGACGACAGCGTCTTCCTCCGTACCGTGATCGACCCATCCGGCCAGCAGAAGGGGATGGTTTGGATGGAGGAGAAGCAGGACTGGATGCTCTACTTTGTGCAGCCCAGTGCTCTGTGCTCCGTCTACTCTGCTTGCGGGGCTTTCAGCTGGTGCGCCGTGCACGACGTCCCTATGTGCAGCTGCCTTAGGGGCTTCAGCACGCAGAGCCCAGCTGAATGGAGCTCGGGAAATTACACCGGGGGCTGCACCAGGACGGTTCCATTGCCGTGCAGCTTGAGTGGCGCAGGCACGCCGCCGTCCATGGGTAAACATGAGGAGGATAGGTTCTACGTGATCGACAACGTGAGGCTGCCTGATGGGCCGCAGACGGCCGTGCAAGCTGAGAGCGCAAGTCACTGCGAGGCAGCCTGCCTTAGCAACTGTTCTTGCTTGGCTTACTCTTACAACGGCACCTGCTCTCTATGGCACGGCGACTTGATGAACCTGCAAGAAGATCCTAACACAGGGGACAGTATCTTCATCCGACTTCCTGCTTCTGAGATCCCGCGCCCCAAATCTACTAGAGGGCGAACAATAGGGGTCGCCGTAGGAGTCTCTACACTCGCATTGGGTGTATGCCTTGTGACTCTTTTCTATCTTCTTCGTAGGAGAAGAACGACCAAGCGTGGCTTGCATAAGATTGACACGAACCTGACGGCTTTCAGGTACAAAGACCTGCAACTGATAACCAAGAACTTTTCAGATAGGCTTGGCGCAGGTTCTTTCGGCTCCGTGTTCAAAGGAGTCCTTCAGGATGGCACTGCCGTGGCGATCAAGAGGCTCGAAGGTGTTCGCCAAGGCGAGAAGCAGTTCAGGGCAGAGATGAGTACAATCGGAAATATTCACCATGTAAACCTGATCCGGCTGCTGGGGTTCTGCGCCGAGGGAGAGCACCGGCTGCTCGTCTACGAGTACATGCCACATGGCTCACTGGATGCGTGCCTGTTCAATAAGGTTAGCTCTGATGATGGTGTTCTGCCTTGGAGCACGAGGTACCAGATAGCCATCGGGGTTGCCAAAGGGTTGACGTACCTGCACGACAAGTGCAGGGATCGCATCATCCACTGTGACATCAAGCCACATAATATATTGCTGGATGCATCATTTGCCCCAAAGGTGTCGGATTTCGGACTGGCGAAGCTGCTAGGCCGGGACTTCAGCAGGGTCATCACGACAATGCGAGGAACCATCGGGTATTTGGCGCCGGAATGGATAAGCGGCACGCCCATCACCGCGAAAGCCGATGTGTTCAGCTACGGGATGATGC includes:
- the LOC136459557 gene encoding G-type lectin S-receptor-like serine/threonine-protein kinase At2g19130 encodes the protein MATTITTLASGALCTVVILLVSLQGSLTGATDVITATQPLYGQQKLVSQGGKFALGFHQPGGGSDKWYIAIWYNKVQKVAPVWIANRETPISDPAPSVLTIWTDGNLVLLNKSRSIVWSSNTPTTAGASNTTIVAVLLNSGNLVLAYASNTSNTIWQSFDHATDTQLPGMKFGRNKLTGVSDRQVSWRNSTDPSPGIFSVVMDPRVAGQYLFVWNNSRPYFTPGKFNPQTGAFSGIPQMAVMSQAGSIYSYEYVDNDEEEYFLLTLKDDSVFLRTVIDPSGQQKGMVWMEEKQDWMLYFVQPSALCSVYSACGAFSWCAVHDVPMCSCLRGFSTQSPAEWSSGNYTGGCTRTVPLPCSLSGAGTPPSMGKHEEDRFYVIDNVRLPDGPQTAVQAESASHCEAACLSNCSCLAYSYNGTCSLWHGDLMNLQEDPNTGDSIFIRLPASEIPRPKSTRGRTIGVAVGVSTLALGVCLVTLFYLLRRRRTTKRGLHKIDTNLTAFRYKDLQLITKNFSDRLGAGSFGSVFKGVLQDGTAVAIKRLEGVRQGEKQFRAEMSTIGNIHHVNLIRLLGFCAEGEHRLLVYEYMPHGSLDACLFNKVSSDDGVLPWSTRYQIAIGVAKGLTYLHDKCRDRIIHCDIKPHNILLDASFAPKVSDFGLAKLLGRDFSRVITTMRGTIGYLAPEWISGTPITAKADVFSYGMMLFEIISQKRNAEHGKRCMDKFFPIQVVNKIQEGDLQALLDSDLRRDVNLEELQRACMVACWCVQEDESSRPTMGAVVQILEGLLQVNKPPVPRYLEVLAESLDQSVYS